A window of the Dickeya dianthicola NCPPB 453 genome harbors these coding sequences:
- the phnP gene encoding phosphonate metabolism protein PhnP, producing MELMFMGTGDAQQVPLTGCDCIACERARLDPRFRRGPSSMLVRCDGEATLLDAGVTQLEQRFGVNEIRRILLTHYHVDHVQGLFSLRWGIGDRIPVFGPPDEQGCDDLYKHPRRLDFQPAMTPFQAVAMGALRVTALPLNHSKPTFGYLLEHDGQSVAYLTDTCGLPDETLDFLRGKRLDHMVMDCTQPPRDRPPLNHSDLNTVLRVRKQLRPAQTWLTHVSHETDAWLMQNELPDGVRAAADGVWINV from the coding sequence ATGGAACTGATGTTTATGGGCACCGGCGACGCGCAGCAGGTGCCGCTGACCGGTTGCGACTGCATCGCCTGCGAGCGCGCGCGGTTGGACCCGCGCTTTCGGCGCGGACCGAGCAGCATGCTGGTGCGGTGCGACGGTGAGGCGACGCTGCTGGACGCCGGCGTCACGCAACTGGAGCAGCGCTTCGGCGTTAACGAGATTCGGCGCATCCTGCTGACGCACTACCACGTCGACCATGTGCAGGGGCTGTTTTCGCTGCGCTGGGGCATCGGCGATCGTATTCCGGTGTTCGGCCCGCCGGATGAACAAGGGTGCGACGACCTGTACAAGCATCCGCGTCGGCTTGATTTTCAGCCGGCGATGACGCCGTTTCAGGCGGTGGCGATGGGCGCGTTGCGGGTGACCGCGTTGCCGCTCAACCATTCCAAACCCACCTTCGGCTATCTGCTGGAACATGATGGGCAGAGCGTGGCCTACCTGACCGATACCTGCGGTTTGCCGGACGAGACGTTGGATTTTCTGCGCGGCAAACGGCTCGATCATATGGTGATGGACTGCACCCAGCCGCCGCGGGATAGGCCGCCGCTCAACCACAGCGACCTCAACACCGTGCTGCGGGTGCGTAAACAACTGCGGCCAGCGCAGACCTGGTTGACCCACGTCAGCCATGAAACCGACGCCTGGCTGATGCAAAACGAGCTGCCGGACGGGGTGCGTGCGGCAGCCGATGGGGTGTGGATCAACGTGTAG
- the phnC gene encoding phosphonate ABC transporter ATP-binding protein — protein MAQALLASESATPLRTHHFQTQPQQTILSVRQLCKAYSGQQKRVLDNLSFDLYAGEMVAVIGRSGAGKSTLLHVMNGTIPASEGQILRYPTEQDSEQRDTQDILRFSSRQMRQWRSECGMIFQDFCLVPRLDVLTNVLLGRLSRTSTLKSFFKLFSDEDRAHAIGLLQWMNLLPHALQRAENLSGGQMQRVAICRALMQNPKILLADEPVASLDPKNTRRIMDVLRQVSDNGITVVVNLHSVEQVKAYCTRAIGIAQGRILFDGPPSELTDSLLHTLYGDDLQPVH, from the coding sequence ATGGCTCAGGCACTGTTGGCATCCGAAAGCGCTACTCCACTGCGCACCCATCATTTCCAGACGCAACCGCAGCAGACCATTCTGTCGGTGCGTCAGTTGTGTAAGGCCTATTCCGGGCAGCAGAAGCGGGTGCTGGATAACCTCAGTTTTGATTTGTACGCCGGCGAGATGGTGGCGGTGATTGGCCGTTCCGGCGCCGGTAAGTCCACCTTGTTGCACGTGATGAACGGCACTATTCCGGCCAGCGAAGGACAAATCCTGCGCTACCCCACTGAGCAGGATAGCGAGCAGCGCGACACACAGGACATTCTGCGTTTCAGCAGCCGGCAGATGCGCCAGTGGCGCAGCGAGTGCGGCATGATCTTTCAGGATTTCTGTCTGGTGCCGCGGCTGGATGTGCTGACCAACGTACTGCTGGGCCGCCTGAGCCGGACCTCCACCCTCAAGTCGTTCTTCAAACTGTTTTCCGATGAAGATCGCGCGCACGCCATTGGGCTGCTGCAATGGATGAACCTGTTGCCGCACGCGTTGCAGCGGGCGGAAAACCTGTCCGGCGGCCAGATGCAGCGCGTCGCTATCTGCCGCGCGCTGATGCAGAACCCCAAAATCCTGCTGGCCGACGAGCCGGTGGCGTCGCTCGACCCGAAAAACACCCGCCGCATCATGGATGTGCTGCGGCAGGTGAGCGACAACGGCATCACCGTGGTGGTGAACCTGCACTCGGTGGAACAGGTGAAAGCCTACTGCACCCGAGCCATTGGCATCGCCCAGGGGCGTATTCTGTTTGACGGCCCGCCGTCAGAGCTGACCGACAGCCTGCTGCATACCCTGTACGGCGACGATCTGCAACCGGTGCATTAA
- the phnD gene encoding phosphonate ABC transporter substrate-binding protein: MKKTFTLTTLLAGAVVSASVCAAETPKTLNLGILGGQNATQQIGDNQCVKQFLDKELNVDTQLRNSSDYAGVIQGLLGKKIDLVLSMSPSSYASVYIKDPDAVDVVGIAVDDVDQSRGYHSVVIVKADSSYQKLEDLKGKAFGFADPDSTSGYLIPNQAFKEKFGGSPDNKYNNFFSSVTFSGGHEQDILGVLNGQFDGAVTWASMIGDYNAGYTSGAFGRLIRMDHPDLMKQIRIIWQSPLIPNGPILVSNALPADFKTKLVAAVNKLDKEDHTCFIKAMGGKQHIGQASVDDYKTIIAMKRELTKGNR; the protein is encoded by the coding sequence ATGAAAAAAACCTTCACGTTGACCACCTTGCTGGCCGGTGCGGTAGTGTCCGCCAGCGTATGTGCCGCGGAAACACCGAAAACGCTGAATCTGGGCATCCTGGGCGGTCAGAATGCGACCCAGCAGATCGGCGATAACCAGTGCGTCAAACAGTTTCTGGATAAAGAGCTGAATGTCGATACCCAATTGCGCAACTCATCCGACTATGCCGGGGTTATTCAGGGGCTGCTGGGCAAAAAGATTGATCTGGTGCTGAGCATGTCGCCGTCATCGTATGCGTCGGTCTACATCAAGGACCCTGACGCGGTGGATGTCGTCGGTATCGCGGTGGACGACGTTGACCAGTCGCGCGGCTACCACTCGGTGGTGATCGTCAAAGCCGACAGTTCGTACCAGAAACTGGAGGACCTGAAAGGCAAGGCGTTCGGTTTCGCCGACCCGGATTCCACCTCCGGCTACCTGATTCCCAATCAGGCGTTTAAAGAGAAATTCGGCGGCAGCCCCGATAACAAGTACAACAATTTCTTCTCCAGCGTGACTTTCTCCGGCGGGCATGAGCAGGACATCCTCGGCGTGCTGAACGGCCAGTTTGACGGCGCGGTGACCTGGGCGTCGATGATTGGCGACTACAACGCCGGCTATACCAGCGGTGCGTTCGGCCGTCTGATTCGTATGGATCACCCGGACCTGATGAAACAGATTCGCATCATCTGGCAATCGCCGCTGATCCCGAACGGCCCGATTCTGGTGAGCAACGCGTTGCCGGCCGACTTCAAAACCAAACTGGTTGCCGCGGTGAACAAGCTGGATAAAGAAGATCATACCTGTTTTATCAAGGCGATGGGCGGCAAACAGCACATCGGCCAGGCCAGCGTGGACGATTACAAAACCATTATCGCCATGAAGCGTGAACTGACCAAAGGCAACCGCTAA
- the phnE gene encoding phosphonate ABC transporter, permease protein PhnE, with the protein MNPDFERYYQRIRTRQKRESLIWTLLLTVLYIGAGALSEFNLHTLWTSLPHFFDYLIETLPVLHWSLLFADGHTEGSLAYWGYRLTIQLPLIWETLNLALAATLLSVAASVALGFLAAGNTRSPPGVRFAIRALVAFLRTMPELAWAVMFVMAFGIGVIPGFLALALHTIGSLTKLFYEAIETASERPVRGLAACGASVLQRMRFGLWPQVKPTVLSYSFMRLEINFRQSTILGLVGAGGIGQELMTNIKLDRYDQVSMTMLLIIVVVSILDALSGRLRRHVVEGGK; encoded by the coding sequence CTGAACCCTGATTTTGAACGCTATTACCAGCGGATACGCACACGGCAGAAGCGCGAGTCGCTGATATGGACACTGTTGCTGACCGTGCTGTATATCGGCGCGGGCGCGTTGTCCGAATTCAATCTGCATACCTTGTGGACGTCGCTTCCCCACTTTTTCGACTACCTGATAGAGACGCTGCCGGTACTGCACTGGTCGCTGCTGTTCGCCGACGGCCATACCGAAGGCTCGCTGGCCTACTGGGGATACCGTCTTACTATCCAACTGCCGCTGATCTGGGAGACGCTCAATCTGGCGCTGGCGGCGACATTGCTGTCGGTGGCGGCGTCGGTGGCGCTGGGCTTTCTGGCCGCCGGCAATACCCGCAGCCCGCCGGGCGTTCGGTTCGCCATCCGCGCGCTGGTGGCGTTTTTACGCACCATGCCGGAACTGGCGTGGGCGGTGATGTTCGTGATGGCGTTCGGCATCGGCGTCATTCCGGGTTTTCTGGCGCTGGCGCTGCACACCATCGGCAGCCTGACCAAACTGTTTTATGAAGCCATCGAAACCGCTTCGGAACGGCCGGTGCGCGGGCTGGCCGCCTGTGGCGCCAGCGTGTTGCAGCGTATGCGTTTTGGGCTGTGGCCGCAGGTCAAGCCGACCGTGCTGTCTTACAGCTTTATGCGGCTGGAAATCAACTTCCGCCAGTCCACCATTCTCGGGCTGGTGGGCGCCGGGGGCATCGGTCAGGAACTGATGACCAATATCAAACTGGACCGCTACGATCAGGTCAGCATGACCATGCTGCTGATCATCGTGGTGGTATCGATTCTGGATGCGCTGTCCGGGCGGTTACGGCGGCACGTGGTGGAGGGCGGCAAATGA
- the phnE gene encoding phosphonate ABC transporter, permease protein PhnE, with translation MTPLTPADIAAMKQQHPALFSQQRRYVWRIGLMAAAVLLYYLAFLAFFGISAEQWLRGFSELGRYFLHMFVWHDFLNWPFGYYLSQVFITIAIVFAGTLTATLVALPLSFLAARNVMHEPMLRPVALLVRRLLDILRGIDMAIWGLIFVRAVGMGPLSGALAILMQDTGLLGKLYAEGHEAVERSPSRGLGAVGANSLQKHRFGIFTQSFPTFLALSLYQMESNVRSAAVLGFVGAGGVGLVYAENMRLWNWDVVMFITLILVVVVMLMDVLSAHLRQRYIIGKPLPLFESEPPSQH, from the coding sequence ATGACCCCGTTGACGCCGGCGGATATCGCCGCGATGAAACAGCAGCACCCGGCGCTGTTCAGCCAGCAGCGCCGCTATGTGTGGCGCATCGGGCTGATGGCGGCGGCGGTGCTGCTTTACTATCTGGCGTTTCTGGCGTTTTTCGGCATCAGTGCCGAACAGTGGCTGCGCGGCTTCAGCGAATTAGGGCGCTATTTCCTGCACATGTTCGTGTGGCATGACTTTCTCAACTGGCCGTTCGGTTACTACCTGTCGCAGGTGTTCATCACCATCGCCATCGTGTTCGCCGGCACCCTGACCGCCACGCTGGTAGCGCTGCCGTTGTCGTTCCTGGCGGCGCGCAACGTGATGCACGAACCGATGCTGCGGCCGGTGGCGTTGCTGGTGCGTCGCTTGCTGGACATCTTGCGCGGCATCGACATGGCTATCTGGGGGCTGATTTTTGTGCGGGCGGTGGGCATGGGGCCGCTGTCCGGCGCGCTGGCGATCCTGATGCAGGACACCGGCCTGCTCGGCAAACTGTACGCGGAAGGGCACGAGGCGGTAGAACGCTCACCCAGCCGCGGGCTTGGCGCGGTCGGCGCCAACAGCTTGCAAAAACACCGCTTCGGCATCTTCACCCAGTCGTTTCCCACCTTTCTGGCGCTCAGCTTGTACCAGATGGAGTCCAACGTGCGGTCGGCGGCGGTGCTGGGGTTCGTCGGCGCCGGCGGCGTCGGGCTGGTGTACGCCGAAAACATGCGACTGTGGAACTGGGATGTGGTGATGTTCATCACCCTGATTCTGGTGGTGGTGGTGATGCTGATGGATGTGTTATCCGCGCATTTACGCCAGCGCTACATCATCGGTAAGCCGTTGCCGCTGTTTGAGTCGGAACCGCCTTCGCAGCATTAA
- a CDS encoding Mor transcription activator family protein has product MSNDTNTFRSKGPELLIELAQHTAITAREVVDTISPEVAEQIGEAVASKMMQVWGGQNVYFPMGMAWKVSQRDRQIFAAFNGHNHHDLARQFGCSLQWVYSVVKRVRKEELARMQGRLFDDDQDAE; this is encoded by the coding sequence ATGAGCAATGACACCAATACGTTTCGCAGCAAAGGGCCAGAATTGTTGATCGAACTGGCGCAGCATACCGCAATCACGGCTCGTGAAGTCGTGGACACAATTAGTCCTGAAGTGGCCGAACAGATTGGCGAAGCGGTTGCGAGCAAGATGATGCAAGTCTGGGGTGGCCAGAACGTTTACTTTCCAATGGGCATGGCGTGGAAAGTCAGCCAGCGCGACCGCCAGATTTTCGCCGCATTCAACGGTCACAATCACCACGACCTGGCGCGACAGTTCGGATGCTCCTTGCAGTGGGTATACAGCGTTGTAAAAAGAGTCAGGAAAGAGGAACTGGCGCGGATGCAAGGCCGGCTGTTTGACGATGACCAGGACGCGGAATAA
- a CDS encoding gp16 family protein has protein sequence MNKTQLIKLIHIAKRDLHIDDDTYRQVLTNTTKKNSTRDMTVPQLVIVLEAMKKRGFKIRPAKNQNTRKLDDHPQSKKIRSLWLEMADMGIVRDRSEAALAAFVKRETGVDGLRWLGTEDASSVIEKLKKWQRRARKNA, from the coding sequence ATGAACAAAACCCAGTTAATTAAGCTCATCCATATTGCCAAGCGTGATTTGCACATCGACGATGATACCTATCGCCAGGTTCTGACAAACACGACAAAGAAGAACTCTACGCGGGACATGACAGTCCCGCAGTTAGTTATAGTGCTGGAGGCGATGAAAAAGCGCGGCTTCAAAATCAGGCCAGCGAAAAACCAGAATACACGCAAACTGGATGATCACCCGCAGTCTAAAAAAATCCGCTCACTCTGGCTGGAAATGGCTGATATGGGGATTGTTCGTGACCGCTCAGAAGCCGCATTGGCTGCGTTTGTAAAACGCGAAACAGGCGTGGATGGTCTGCGCTGGTTAGGGACAGAAGATGCCAGCAGTGTTATCGAGAAACTGAAAAAGTGGCAACGCAGAGCGAGGAAAAACGCATGA
- a CDS encoding DUF2786 domain-containing protein, translated as MSDSNKEKYLEKIKKLLNLARRSTNENEAANAISQAQNLMRAHGLNESDIDLIDIKESGSKDSPSHAEKLPQYVVYLANLLSHAFGVRCYFNKSFLGRTVVFYGPNERPQVAAYGFDVLTRQLRRARTDYIASMRKSIKRSTKINRADQFCEGWIYGAWKAISAFSVNEREKTLMESYRKIKLEGDGFSTLKSREAKKCRGDEDARWAGYQAGKEAKLHHAVSAGQDAVAKIERK; from the coding sequence ATGTCGGACAGCAATAAAGAAAAATACCTGGAAAAAATTAAGAAGCTGTTGAATCTGGCACGCCGGAGCACAAACGAAAATGAGGCGGCAAATGCCATCAGCCAGGCACAAAATTTAATGCGTGCTCATGGACTGAATGAATCAGATATTGACCTGATAGATATTAAAGAGTCCGGCAGTAAGGATTCACCGTCTCACGCCGAAAAGTTACCACAATATGTGGTTTATCTGGCCAATTTGCTCAGCCATGCGTTCGGCGTGCGCTGTTACTTCAATAAGTCGTTTTTAGGGAGAACCGTTGTTTTTTATGGCCCGAACGAAAGGCCGCAGGTTGCTGCTTATGGTTTTGATGTCTTAACACGTCAACTGCGCAGAGCCAGGACTGATTACATCGCATCCATGCGCAAAAGCATCAAACGCAGCACCAAGATCAATCGTGCCGACCAGTTCTGCGAAGGGTGGATATATGGAGCGTGGAAGGCAATCAGCGCCTTCTCAGTTAATGAAAGAGAGAAAACCCTGATGGAATCCTATCGCAAGATAAAACTTGAAGGCGATGGTTTCAGTACGCTGAAAAGCCGTGAGGCTAAGAAATGCCGGGGGGATGAAGACGCTCGCTGGGCTGGGTATCAGGCAGGCAAAGAAGCCAAATTGCATCATGCGGTTAGCGCGGGGCAGGATGCTGTGGCGAAGATTGAGAGAAAATAG
- a CDS encoding nucleoside triphosphate pyrophosphohydrolase family protein, which translates to MKGIPLNNRSSLYQLALQKFGPESQLLKLIEEAAELAAAASRNVNGLGNEVDMASEMADVEIMIEQFRLNGLGKLIDFQKQKKLERLAERLGVGYVGQQ; encoded by the coding sequence ATGAAAGGTATTCCATTAAATAACCGCTCGTCGTTATATCAACTGGCATTACAGAAGTTCGGGCCTGAATCACAACTGTTAAAACTGATTGAGGAGGCGGCAGAACTTGCCGCCGCCGCATCACGCAATGTCAACGGCCTCGGTAACGAGGTCGATATGGCCAGTGAAATGGCTGATGTCGAAATCATGATCGAGCAATTCCGCCTCAATGGACTGGGTAAGTTAATTGACTTCCAGAAGCAGAAAAAGCTGGAGCGTCTGGCAGAACGGCTGGGGGTGGGATATGTCGGACAGCAATAA
- a CDS encoding host-nuclease inhibitor Gam family protein: MKGKKRLKAAAAQYVAQTKDEVIAGIKQLGDIQRELIRVETEMNDSIAEITASHSPTIEQLKAKMEELQSGIQTWCEAHRDELTNGGKVKFANLTTGEVQWRNRPPSVSIRGVESVIEFLKRQKLSRFIRVKEEINKDAILNEPTAVKNIPGITIKKDVEDFSIIPFEQEVV, translated from the coding sequence ATGAAAGGTAAAAAGCGGCTTAAAGCTGCGGCGGCCCAGTACGTCGCGCAGACGAAAGACGAAGTTATCGCTGGAATTAAACAGCTCGGCGATATTCAGCGTGAATTAATCCGTGTTGAAACAGAAATGAATGACTCAATCGCCGAGATTACTGCCAGTCATTCCCCGACTATTGAGCAGTTGAAAGCCAAAATGGAGGAGCTGCAAAGCGGCATCCAGACATGGTGCGAGGCTCACCGTGATGAACTGACCAACGGCGGCAAGGTCAAGTTCGCCAACCTGACTACCGGTGAGGTGCAGTGGCGCAACCGCCCGCCTTCAGTCAGCATTCGCGGTGTTGAATCTGTTATCGAGTTTTTGAAACGCCAGAAGTTGAGCCGGTTTATCCGCGTGAAAGAGGAAATCAATAAAGATGCCATTCTGAATGAACCGACAGCAGTAAAAAACATTCCCGGAATCACCATCAAAAAAGATGTGGAGGATTTTTCTATTATTCCTTTTGAGCAGGAGGTGGTTTGA
- a CDS encoding ExeA family protein: MLVLKGQLKQAQLSQAVVARSIAVSEATLAQILNHDQWPRTNTGEIRQRLTAFLLANGIETQRSFDAVQDGTSRTADTTDLTTEENMLLKKQVLFPATKKAFGLFRDPFADDAMQGADDVFTTPDIRYVREALYQTARHGGFMAVIGESGAGKSTLRRDLIERINRENAPVIVIEPYIIAMEDNDVKGKTLKAAAIAEAIISTISPLEGVKRSQDARYRQLHRVLKESCAAGYNHVLVIEEAHSLPIPTLKHLKRFFELESGFKKLLSIVLIGQPELATKLSERNLEVREVVQRCEVVELLPLDNSLEEFLTFKLARAGKKLADIIDASAIDAIRARLSNQLAGRKSVSLLYPLAVSNLVIAAMNLAADIGVPVVNADVVKGI; this comes from the coding sequence ATGTTGGTACTGAAAGGACAGTTAAAACAGGCACAACTGTCACAGGCCGTTGTCGCCAGAAGCATCGCAGTGTCAGAGGCCACACTGGCACAAATTCTTAATCACGACCAGTGGCCACGCACCAACACCGGGGAAATTCGCCAACGTCTGACAGCCTTTCTGTTGGCTAATGGCATTGAAACACAACGTAGTTTTGATGCTGTGCAGGACGGCACATCCCGCACAGCAGATACAACAGATCTCACAACGGAGGAGAATATGTTACTCAAAAAACAGGTGTTATTTCCAGCAACAAAAAAGGCATTCGGGCTGTTCCGTGACCCGTTTGCCGACGACGCCATGCAAGGTGCCGACGATGTGTTTACCACTCCAGATATACGCTATGTGCGCGAAGCGCTTTACCAGACCGCCCGGCACGGTGGATTTATGGCGGTTATTGGTGAGTCTGGCGCAGGCAAATCGACACTGCGCCGCGACCTGATTGAACGTATCAACCGCGAGAACGCGCCAGTGATTGTTATCGAGCCATACATCATCGCCATGGAGGATAACGACGTTAAGGGCAAAACACTGAAGGCGGCGGCAATCGCTGAGGCCATCATCAGCACAATATCGCCACTTGAGGGCGTCAAACGCTCGCAAGACGCACGTTACCGTCAACTGCATCGTGTGCTGAAAGAGAGCTGTGCAGCGGGTTACAACCACGTTTTGGTGATTGAAGAAGCCCACAGCCTGCCCATCCCGACATTGAAGCACCTCAAGCGTTTTTTCGAACTGGAAAGCGGCTTTAAGAAGCTGTTATCCATCGTCTTGATTGGACAGCCGGAACTGGCTACGAAGCTCTCTGAACGCAATCTGGAGGTGCGGGAAGTCGTCCAGCGCTGCGAGGTTGTTGAACTGCTGCCGCTAGATAACTCTCTTGAAGAGTTCCTGACATTCAAGCTGGCACGCGCCGGGAAAAAGTTGGCCGACATTATCGATGCAAGCGCTATCGACGCCATCCGTGCACGGCTGAGTAATCAACTCGCCGGGCGAAAAAGCGTCAGCCTGCTGTATCCGCTGGCTGTCAGCAATCTGGTGATAGCAGCGATGAATCTGGCTGCCGATATCGGTGTTCCTGTGGTTAATGCGGACGTAGTGAAGGGAATTTAA
- a CDS encoding DDE-type integrase/transposase/recombinase — MSAALTERLVAIARAAREAGHGGRGAIYDAACVELGMSRATLLRKLKEVTVTDKRKKRTDAGQSTLTRDDAAVISTTLREATRKNGKRLYSIADAVEALRANGMITAGRLDESTGEFIPLSETAISRALRNYGLHPDQLSQPAPVTELASLHPNHVWQIDASLCTLYYLSNGSKGLQVMDSARFYKNKPANLARIASDRVWSYEIADHTSGWIYVEYVMGAESGENLCSVLINAMQERGGADVLHGVPKILYLDPGSANTAGMTKNLCRALGIELIAHKAHAARSTGSVEKARDIIERKLEPGLKFQPVHSLEELNELAAKWRAHFNATVEHSRHNRTRTDVWLKITAEQLVKAPSVEVCRELAVATPEERKVTPKLRVSFRGIEYDVSTVPGVMVGEKLLITRNPWRTDAAQVVLTGADGHETFFLVDEVTKNEFGFADSAAVIGERYKAQADTPAQTAAKQLEQLVTGTDNATDAAAARKAQALPFSGKLDPYKHIDDTTLPTFMPRRGQASEVRGPRIEQRPLTHVEAAKILRERFTERGQKWTAEHFRLMASRWPDGVPEDQLDEIATSLIAPVSNFINIVNGN, encoded by the coding sequence ATGAGTGCTGCCCTGACCGAAAGATTGGTCGCCATCGCCCGCGCCGCCCGCGAGGCGGGGCACGGTGGACGTGGCGCTATTTATGACGCTGCCTGTGTGGAGCTAGGCATGTCCCGCGCCACGCTGTTACGCAAGCTGAAGGAGGTCACAGTGACGGATAAACGCAAAAAGCGCACTGACGCCGGGCAAAGCACGCTGACACGTGACGATGCCGCCGTGATATCCACCACGCTGAGGGAAGCTACACGTAAAAACGGCAAGCGGCTTTATTCCATCGCGGATGCCGTTGAAGCCCTGCGTGCCAACGGCATGATTACGGCAGGCCGCCTGGATGAATCCACCGGTGAGTTTATCCCGTTGTCCGAAACTGCTATCAGCCGCGCACTGCGCAATTATGGACTGCACCCTGACCAGTTAAGCCAGCCAGCACCGGTCACGGAGCTGGCCAGCCTCCATCCCAACCACGTATGGCAAATCGACGCCTCGCTCTGCACGCTGTACTACCTCAGCAACGGCAGTAAAGGGTTGCAAGTGATGGATAGCGCCAGGTTCTACAAGAACAAACCCGCAAATCTGGCACGCATCGCCAGTGACCGAGTTTGGAGCTACGAAATAGCCGACCACACCAGCGGCTGGATCTACGTCGAGTATGTGATGGGCGCTGAATCTGGCGAGAACCTGTGTTCTGTGCTGATTAACGCAATGCAGGAGCGTGGCGGGGCCGATGTGCTGCACGGCGTACCGAAAATCCTCTACCTCGACCCCGGCTCGGCCAACACCGCTGGGATGACCAAAAATTTGTGCCGGGCGTTGGGCATTGAACTAATAGCGCACAAAGCCCATGCGGCACGCTCGACAGGCAGCGTGGAAAAGGCACGTGACATTATCGAGCGCAAGCTTGAGCCGGGCTTGAAGTTCCAGCCGGTACACAGCCTGGAAGAGTTGAACGAACTGGCAGCAAAGTGGCGTGCACACTTTAACGCCACGGTGGAGCACAGCAGGCACAACAGAACCCGCACCGACGTCTGGCTGAAAATCACCGCAGAGCAACTGGTCAAAGCGCCATCCGTCGAAGTCTGCCGTGAGCTGGCCGTGGCAACGCCGGAAGAGCGCAAAGTCACGCCAAAACTTCGTGTTTCGTTCCGGGGCATTGAATACGACGTGTCTACTGTTCCGGGCGTGATGGTTGGCGAAAAATTGTTGATTACCCGCAACCCGTGGCGCACTGATGCTGCCCAGGTGGTGCTGACTGGCGCAGATGGCCATGAAACGTTTTTCCTGGTTGATGAAGTCACCAAGAACGAATTCGGTTTCGCTGATTCCGCTGCCGTTATCGGCGAGCGCTACAAAGCCCAGGCGGACACGCCCGCCCAGACAGCAGCCAAGCAACTGGAACAGTTGGTGACAGGTACAGATAACGCCACCGACGCGGCAGCAGCACGCAAGGCGCAGGCGCTGCCGTTCAGCGGAAAACTTGACCCGTATAAACACATCGACGACACCACGCTGCCGACATTTATGCCGCGTCGTGGCCAGGCATCAGAGGTACGCGGGCCGCGTATTGAGCAACGCCCACTGACCCACGTTGAAGCAGCCAAAATTCTGCGGGAACGCTTTACTGAACGCGGACAAAAGTGGACAGCCGAGCACTTCCGCCTGATGGCTTCACGCTGGCCGGACGGCGTACCTGAAGACCAGCTTGATGAAATAGCAACGTCACTGATAGCGCCGGTTTCCAACTTTATCAACATCGTCAACGGCAATTAA